ATCCAAAAGATATTTGGAATGATTTATTGGCTTGGTTATTTATACGTCAGAAAGAATATAGTAAAGCATTGATACAGAAGAAAGCGTTATTAGCTCGAGATCCTGATAAATTAGCAGCAATTAATGATTTAGGTAAAATTGCACTTGATAATAAAGATTACGAAACTGCTAAAGAGTGTTTTGATTTGGTAATTGAAAAAACAAATTACCCAACAGATAAATTCATTGCAATAAATAATAACTTAAGAATAGCTGTTGAAACGAAGCAACCTAATGTTGACGAGCAGTTTCAGATGATTTTTAAAGAATACGGGATTAATCGTAATACGTTTAGAACCCAAATTGCATATGCAGATTATTTGACCTTTGAAAAGGGAAGCCCTGAAAAAGCCATAGAAGTATTAGAGGGAGCAAAGAAACATGCTAACTCAAAATTTTCAAAAGCTACATTAAAACTTAAACTAGGTGATGTTTTAGTGTTTACAGAAAAATTTAATAAGGCTCTTATCTATTACTCACAGATACAAACACAGTTTAAAAATCATTTTTTAGCTCAGCAAGCACGTTTTAAAGTAGCACAGGCGTCTTACTTTAAAAATGATTTTAAATGGGCAAAAGCACAATTAAAAGTATTAAAAGGATCTGCTAGTCAATTAATAGCAAATGATGCAGCTGCTTTGTTTTTGATAATTTCAGATAATGAACCAAAAGACAGTGTCTCTTCAGGGTTAAAGGAATATGCAAAAGCAAGTTTATTGGCATACCAAAGTAAAAATGAGGAAGCGGTTGCATTACTAAAAGAGGTCATTACTAACTTTAAAGGACAACCGATAGAAGACGAAGCCTTATTTAAACAGGCAAAAATATATATTGAACTAAAAAGATATGACGAGGCTATTTTAAATTATGCGAAGATTTTAGAAATGGATGCTGAAGGTATTTTAGTAGATGATGTGTACTATCATTTGGCTAAATTATATCACAATGAATTAAATGATATAGAAAAGGCAAAAGAATACTATCAAAAGATTATTTTTGACCACCCCAATAGTATCTATTTAGTAGACGCTAGAAAGAAATTTAGAAAGTTAAGAGGAGACAATATTTAAAATATTAAAAGGAATTAATAATGTATATATATAACGTAACAGTCAATGTAGACGAAAGTATTCATGCTGAATGGTTAGTGTGGATAGAAAAACATATTCCAGAAGTGTTAGCAACAGGTAGATTTGTTAGTGCTAAAATGACGCAGGTTTTGGTTGAAGAAGAAATGGGGGGAATAACCTACTCAATACAATATACAGCAAAATCTAGAGAAGATTTAGATGCTTATTATAAGCACGATGCAGATAGATTAAGAAGTGATGGTTTAACTCGTTTTGAAGGGAAATCGTTAGCCTTCCGCACTGAGTTAAAAGTGATCAATGAATTTTATCCTGTTGTGAGTAGTAACTAGATAAAATGAATCAAGTTGTTTATAGAAATAGAAAGAAAATTTTAATTGTAAGTGTTTTTCTATTAATCATAGGATTTGTAATGACTTACTTGAAATATGGTATTGAACCGTGGGAAACAATTGGAGGATTTTTATGTGGAATAGGAATTTCTTTTGGAATTATATCTTTAAGTTCAAAAAAAATAGAATCTAATAGATTGTAATTAATGACTGTAAGAGCAAAGAAACATTTAGGACAACATTTTTTAAAAGATGAGAATATAGCGAAAAAGATTGCAGATTCTTTAACAGAAAATGGGTATGATAATGTATTAGAAATAGGTCCGGGAATGGGAGTACTAACAAAATATTTATTAGAAAAATCACCAAAGGTTACCGTAATGGAACTTGATTCTGAATCTGTAGAGTACTTGCAAGAAACTTTTCCTGTGGAGCATATTAAATTAGATACTTCTAAAGATAAATTCAATATTCTAGAAGGGGATTTTTTAAAACAAGATTTATCAGCTATTTTTAAAGGAGAACAAGTTGCTATTATTGGTAACTTCCCATATAACATTTCTTCTCAAATTGTTTTTAAAGCTATAGAGAACCGAGATATAGTTCCTGAATTTTCTGGAATGTTTCAAAAAGAAGTAGCACAAAGAGTTGCTGAGAAGGAGGGAAGTAAAACGTATGGGATCTTGTCGGTTTTAACCCAAGCATTTTATGATGCGGAATATTTATTTACCGTACCGCCAACGGTTTTTAACCCACCTCCAAAAGTAGACTCTGGAGTTATAAGACTTATAAGAAAAGAAAATTATACACTTCCAGTTGATGAGAAACTGTTTTTTAGAGTAGTAAAAACAGCATTCAATCAACGAAGAAAAATGTTACGAAGTAGTTTAAAATCCTTTAAACTTTCGGATAGCTTGAAAGAAGACCCTATATTTGCGATGCGTCCCGAGCAATTGTCGGTTGAACGTTTTATTGAATTGACATCAAAAATCGCAAACGATGGCATTAGAAATCACTAAAGAACTTTTAGATAACGTACGAGCACTTATTCAAGATAAGAAAGACACTGCGCTTTCTGATTTTTTTGCAGATGTACACCATGCTGATATTGCAGAAGTATTGGACGAATTGTCGTTTGATGATGCAGTATATATTATTCGTTTGTTAGATTCTGAAACTACTTCAGAGGTGCTAATGGATGTTGATGAAGATGTACGAGAAAAAATTCTTTCGCAGCTTACAGATAAAGAAATTGCAGAAGAAATTGAAGAGCTTGACACCGATGATGCAGCAGATGTAATTGCTGAGCTTCCTGAAGATCGTAAGCAGGAAGTAATGCAACAGATAGAAGACAAAGAGCACGCTAAAGAAATTGTAGAGCTTTTACGTTATGATGAAAACTCGGCTGGTGGTTTGATGGCTAAGGAGATGGTGAAAGTGAATGAAAACTGGAACGTCTTAACTTGTGTAAAAGAAATGCGTGTTCAAGCGGAAGAAGTTACAAGAGTACATTCTATTTATGTAGTTGATGATGATGGAAAGTTAAAAGGAAGGCTTTCTTTAAAAGACTTGTTAATGGCGTCTACTAGATCAAGAATAGCAGATGTTTATATACCAAGAGTAGATTTCGTGAATGTACACGAATCTGCAGAAGAGGTGGCTAATATAATGCGTAAATATGACCTTGAGGCCATTCCGGTAGTAGATGAATTGGGAGTTTTGGTTGGAAGAATTACTATTGATGACATTGTGGATGTCATTAAAGAAGAAGCAGAAAAAGATTATCAATTAGCGGCGGGTATTACGCAAGACGTAGATTCTGAAGATAGTATTTTAGATTTAACAAAAGCACGATTACCATGGTTGTTCTTAGGTCTTTTAGGAGGAATAGGAGCTTTCTTGATCATGGGTAATTTTGAACATACCTTTAAAGAGAATGCTGTTTTATTCTTTTTTACTCCGTTAATTGCCGCTATGGCTGGAAATGTTGGAGTGCAATCATCAGCAATTATTGTGCAAGGTTTAGCAAATGATGAGGTAAGAGGGAGTATGAAAAACCGTTTGATAAAAGAGATGCTATTAGCATTGTTAAACGGTGTGGTATTAGCAATTTTCTTGTTTCTTTTTGTATTTGTCTACGAACAAGAAATGATGAAGGCTTTGGCTATTTCTGTATCGTTAGTAGTGGTTATTGTGGTTGCAGGTTTAATAGGAACCTTTATTCCTTTGTTTTTACACAAGAGAGGAATAGATCCAGCTATTGCTACAGGACCATTTATTACTACCAGCAATGATATTTTTGGAATCTTGATTTACTTTTTAATTGCACAGCTTATTTTAGGAGTATAACAAGCATAAATTGAAGTTATACGTTGTCTATTATCTCTTCTAAAGGAATAAAAGCTTTAAGCATAAGAAAAGCACCAAAAACAATAAGTAAAACTCCCATAGCTCTTTTAATTCTATAAATAACTAGAGGAGTCATTTTCTTTTTAAGTTGTTTGGCTAATATTATCTTTACTAAATCTGTTGTTAGATACCCTATAATTACAGTGACAAAATACCAAAAAATAGAATTTGGGTTCATGTTTAGCGTGGGGCCAACAACAACCATAATACCAAGCCAACCAGCCAATACACCAATATTTATAAAGTTTAAAAAGAAACCATTTATAAAAAGTCTAAAATAATTATTAGCCTTAGGAACTTCTACTTCAGTTTCATCAACTTCTTTTTTATTATTCTTATCTAAGTAAGTAATAAGACCATAAATTACTAGAATTAGACCCCCAACGAGAAACAAACGAGGGTCATCTTTAATTTTTTCTAGTAAGCTTCTACTACCATAATATGCGATTAGTATGAAACTAATATCACCAAGAATTACACCTAAATCAAAAGCAATAGCTGCTCGCGCCCCTTTTAAAATACTAGTTTTAATGAGCATAAAAAAAACAGGACCAATCATAAAGGCCATGAAAACCCCGATTAAAAACGCATCCTTTAGTGTAGTTAGTTCCATAGTAATTTTTTTAATTTTTATACGTCGTCAAAATCAAGTACAACTTTCGCAGTGGTTGGATGCGCCTGGCAGGTTAAAACTAACCCTTCTTCTAATTCGTCATCAGTTAAAATAGAGTTTTTAGTCATTACCGCTTTTCCTTCAGTTACCTTCGCAATACAGCTACTACAAACACCTCCTTGGCACGAGTATGGAGCGTCTAACTTATTACGTAAACTAGCTGC
The sequence above is a segment of the Tenacibaculum sp. 190130A14a genome. Coding sequences within it:
- a CDS encoding tetratricopeptide repeat protein, whose translation is MSSLVWAQQNDFIIAENYFRNNEYHKALSIYESLYEKSPFNTTYLRRLITCYQETEQYNVAENLLSRKLKEQPRLSFLHVILGNTYERQQKKEAAEDSYKKALESLNKKSGYGTIVASLFRNYTKLDYAIEAYEKIMANNPNSNYGFQLAQIYGEKGDFERMFESYVNLVDKNKNYLNNVKRYTSRYINDDAENENNILFKRALLRKSISNPKDIWNDLLAWLFIRQKEYSKALIQKKALLARDPDKLAAINDLGKIALDNKDYETAKECFDLVIEKTNYPTDKFIAINNNLRIAVETKQPNVDEQFQMIFKEYGINRNTFRTQIAYADYLTFEKGSPEKAIEVLEGAKKHANSKFSKATLKLKLGDVLVFTEKFNKALIYYSQIQTQFKNHFLAQQARFKVAQASYFKNDFKWAKAQLKVLKGSASQLIANDAAALFLIISDNEPKDSVSSGLKEYAKASLLAYQSKNEEAVALLKEVITNFKGQPIEDEALFKQAKIYIELKRYDEAILNYAKILEMDAEGILVDDVYYHLAKLYHNELNDIEKAKEYYQKIIFDHPNSIYLVDARKKFRKLRGDNI
- a CDS encoding DUF4286 family protein encodes the protein MYIYNVTVNVDESIHAEWLVWIEKHIPEVLATGRFVSAKMTQVLVEEEMGGITYSIQYTAKSREDLDAYYKHDADRLRSDGLTRFEGKSLAFRTELKVINEFYPVVSSN
- the rsmA gene encoding 16S rRNA (adenine(1518)-N(6)/adenine(1519)-N(6))-dimethyltransferase RsmA, which produces MTVRAKKHLGQHFLKDENIAKKIADSLTENGYDNVLEIGPGMGVLTKYLLEKSPKVTVMELDSESVEYLQETFPVEHIKLDTSKDKFNILEGDFLKQDLSAIFKGEQVAIIGNFPYNISSQIVFKAIENRDIVPEFSGMFQKEVAQRVAEKEGSKTYGILSVLTQAFYDAEYLFTVPPTVFNPPPKVDSGVIRLIRKENYTLPVDEKLFFRVVKTAFNQRRKMLRSSLKSFKLSDSLKEDPIFAMRPEQLSVERFIELTSKIANDGIRNH
- the mgtE gene encoding magnesium transporter, encoding MALEITKELLDNVRALIQDKKDTALSDFFADVHHADIAEVLDELSFDDAVYIIRLLDSETTSEVLMDVDEDVREKILSQLTDKEIAEEIEELDTDDAADVIAELPEDRKQEVMQQIEDKEHAKEIVELLRYDENSAGGLMAKEMVKVNENWNVLTCVKEMRVQAEEVTRVHSIYVVDDDGKLKGRLSLKDLLMASTRSRIADVYIPRVDFVNVHESAEEVANIMRKYDLEAIPVVDELGVLVGRITIDDIVDVIKEEAEKDYQLAAGITQDVDSEDSILDLTKARLPWLFLGLLGGIGAFLIMGNFEHTFKENAVLFFFTPLIAAMAGNVGVQSSAIIVQGLANDEVRGSMKNRLIKEMLLALLNGVVLAIFLFLFVFVYEQEMMKALAISVSLVVVIVVAGLIGTFIPLFLHKRGIDPAIATGPFITTSNDIFGILIYFLIAQLILGV
- a CDS encoding LysE family translocator, translated to MELTTLKDAFLIGVFMAFMIGPVFFMLIKTSILKGARAAIAFDLGVILGDISFILIAYYGSRSLLEKIKDDPRLFLVGGLILVIYGLITYLDKNNKKEVDETEVEVPKANNYFRLFINGFFLNFINIGVLAGWLGIMVVVGPTLNMNPNSIFWYFVTVIIGYLTTDLVKIILAKQLKKKMTPLVIYRIKRAMGVLLIVFGAFLMLKAFIPLEEIIDNV